TAATCAGCCTGCTTGTaacattgcttcaggagtcagcAGCGCACACAATGTAAACAGCTGgacttttattgcttttaattacaattacattacaaataactgtaaaaacactgaacatttttaatgaatgtgtattggaaagttgcctagaattactTTTCCATTAACTGTCCTAGTTCATTCAGTTTCTCCAAGGGACTTTCTACACTGCAATTGTCAAcgtaacatgtatatatatatatttgaatgtatattattatttataaagtgctacttGCGTAAGTATCACTGTACAGTAGACATGTAAGTTGTAGTCATGCCTGGGGTGCCATTTGCTATTTATTGTTACATCTGGATGGTATCAAAATATCAATTTTCAATGCtacaaagaaaaataacttgATAAAGAATAGCTTTTATCAGTGATTCTATTGTCGTAGTTATCATCCAGGTTTACCTTCATGAATCTATTATCCTCCTCCTGACCCTAATAACAGCATTTCTTATCCACCATCTACTTACAAAGACTCAAGATCTTTCTAACTGTCAAATCCACTTCACTCTTTATCACTCTGGGCACCCTTCCCCAGCACTCACtattataatcctttatttacAACAAAGCTCTTCTCGTCTTCTTCATTTCCTGTCTCTGAAGCACACAATGTCTTCTTTCTCTGCTTCCTTTCAAAAATGACTAAATATTTGCCATGGAAATGTCTTCTTCTGTCAATTTGTCTCTTTTActacaactttatttttaaatgaacatcTTTAACATTAACATAAGTGCTATATAGATATCTACATACGTTAAAACCTCTATATGCTGCGCCAATGCAAACAAACCTTTTGAAACATCTGTCTTCTGTATTTTGCCAGAAAAGTTATTATACAGtcttttaattacattatatagtgGGATATAGACTAATGTGTGAAATTGAaactcacttaaaggaacagtaacactaaaaatcaATTCTATACCCGTCTAACAATACATCTACCATGcacaatatttcttatttcaagtgctttatgtaaaaataccattaaaaaaGTCCACTTCTTGTTCTCAAAAAAGGTGACATAGCGACTTCAACTGTTGCAAACCCTATGTTACATGCTCCCAGCACTTAGCTTAGCTTAGCACTTGGCTTAGCACAGCCATAAGGAAGTAATGATGCCAACGTGCACCCTCCCCATAGAAAGTAATTTGCAGGAATATTAAAGAAGAAATGGAGAGCTAACAAAGGGGTGGGAGAATAGTTTGTAAAGCTGTAGCAACTAGCTTCAGGCCTGAGGAGGCAAAGTTGGGAGCTGCTGTAAAGCACGCACAAAGGTGTCACAATTGAAGTCGCCCTACCGCCTTTTTTTGAACAGGAAGAGAacttttttaatagtaatttacataaagcacttgaaataagaaacagctcttcagtttgcaatttcaggaatctggttgctggggtccaaattaccctagcaactatgcattgatttgaataagagactggaatatgaataggagaggcctgaatagaaagacaagcaataaacagtagcaatagcaatacatttgtagccttacagagcatttgtttttagatgagtcagtgacccccccccccatttcaaacCTGGAatgagtcaggagaagaaggcaaataatttaaaaactataaaaaataaataatgaagaccaattgaaatgttgcttatcatcggccattctataacataataaatgttaacttaaaggtgaacaacccttttaaaaagaaaactattattTTTCTAAGTAGACACAATTAGCAATTTCCTATTTTAGAGAACAGAACAGAAAATTATATATCTGCTGTATTAAGTTTCTGCTGGAAGTAGGCTGGCGCTTACTGGAAAAATAATAGGTAACATAGTATATTGTAGGCAGTATAGTATAAACTATGAGAACCTTCCTTGAAATGTTACTCTGGCAAAAGCAGCAAAAATATACATGTCAGCTTACCTGTGATGAGGTTGTCCACTAAAGTGGTTGGCATACAGAAGATTCCCACCAGCAAGTCGCTGATTGCCAGGTTAAGAATAAACATGTTTGTGACTGTTCTCATCTGTCTGTTCTTTAAGACAATGAAACACACCAACATATTGCCAATCATGCACATGAGAAAAATGAAAGTATAAGCCAGGATAAACATGGCAGCAATAGATGTGGAGTGCTGGTAGTACAAAGAGAACGTAAAGTTGTCTCTGGAGACTTCAGACGTGTTTCCATGTCCTGGGGAGCTGATGTTGAAAGGTAAGGGAcctgagaaataaaaatataaagaccaTGAGGACTGAAGGACAGTGGCTTCTTTAAAGTAagagaaacaaaaaggaaaagtcCTTTTACAGAAGCCTCTATTCATTGTtgctttctcccccccccccccgtggagAAGAGAGGTTTTTTAGATAAAAGACTAGGGTCgctcttttatttcttttcagaaatacaattgtgaatatttaaaatgtatccatttatttGTAACATGGTGCAATAAGCCTATTCTGTATATGGTAACAGAACACTACACTGCAAAAACCCCATTAAGGGTCACCTTTCAATAACAGACATGTAGCAGAGTTCATAAAAAGATAACTTGCTTGTGCATACCCATCAGATTGGAGGAAAAACAACAATGAACACATTATGTAAGGGCTTATGAACATTATCCATGTTATGTGTCCTGTTCTCAAACGTTTattaaattattcaaattattaaCTAGAAAAATGCATTCAAGAATTCCCAGTTTCTGCTGGGGAAAGCTTTTATTGGGCCATATTGCTTAAAAATACAACCCTGATGCAGCTGTCGTTATGCTTCAATCCATGTTAATAGGTATTATTGTGccatattgctttaagaatacaaccctgatgtggTTTGACTACAGATACCATCGTGCTATAATTCTTCATGACatgttaaagtatgctgggaACATTTTGTcataatgtatcagtatttgcatatgacacaaaactatgcagccaaaTCCTGGaagcagcatccttgcaacaggatcttgacaaactggcaatctgggcagctaagtggcagatgagattcaatgttgataaatgtaaagtcatgcacctgtaatgtaaaaatatccaagcctcTTTTACCTTtgatgggactgcactaggcaaatccataatggaaaaggaccttggagtccatgTAGATAATaatcttggctgtagcaagcaatgccagtcagaagCTTCAAggccaaataaggtcttgagctgtattaaaaggggcattgatttgcGGGAGGAGAGATCATTCTTCCACtctacagagcactggtaaggccccatctagaatatgctgtatgGAGTTCTAGGTGGAGTTCATTTAAGACACAGCTCTCTAGGTGATTGTTGCATGGACCCATCATCCACTGGCCTGATTATGTGAAGTAAGACACAACCATTAATCATTTCAGTCACAGTTTGCCAGTAAGTCAGCCTGGCAGCTTATAGCTACTTGAAATTATGCCCTATGCTTTTGGACAACTGAGGAGCAGCCTCAGTATCATTTCAGTTAAGTTGACCCACTCTCCATGCTGCACCTTTTGCTACATATTGATAGTTCAGTTCAAATAGATCTGCTGAATATAATATGTAGGGAATCAACAAAGTTTGTCTACTATAAGAGTTTGTGTCTGTTATGGAAGGGCTTAGGATTCTGTCTAGTTTCCAGGTCACACTTAATGCAGTGCTTACAAGTGAAGCAAGGCTTTGTAACTATCTGGCAGCAATTCATTTGGTCAAGAAAAGACCAAAAATTGGTAAAATGCCTGTATGAATGCAGAGCTTTAGCTTTTAATCGACGTATTTGTTCAATTTGCTATCTTGAAGCAGCCAGCAACTCTTTTAGCAGTTGACAAATAACTGACTGAGAGCAGCGGAAcgaaactgatttttttcagaatgcacagaatgcaaaaaaaaaaatacattttacatggcAGTAATCCCCACCAAATAATATTgcataataaatgcaaattgtaAGCAGTGTTCCAATTCACATTAATTCAAATGTTCAGTTAAGTCAGCTATCCTCCAGTCAAGATTAGGTTTCCCACAATGCCATGCACACGTCTTTGATAGTCTTTCTTTAATTGTAAGTTGAAGTCTTGGCTGGAGGTGATTCTAATATCAGCCTAttgtttgaatggtaaatttaaCGAGCAGTGAAGAGAATCGAACAATGCTACgttcaaaagcaattacattcacatataattttaaaataattaaaatctttaaTTTATGTACATGTGAAGCTGCTTATAAtttaatttgctttcattatgcaaaatgttatactTGGGTTTACTACccttttactttaaaggaaccaaaaaataaaatgttttaaaggaatcacaatataatgtactgtttctctgcactgaaaaaactagtgtgtttgcttcataagtacaactatagtttatataaacaagctgctctgtagccattggggcagccattcaagcacaagatacacagtagataacagataagccctgaaAAATCTGATTGTATActtcagagcttatctattatctgctgtgtaacctgtggcTTTTCTCGTTTTTCAgccttgaatgtctgccccatggctacacagcagcttgtttatataaactatagtagagtttcggaagcaaacacatcagttgtaccagtgcagagcaactaaaaataatattttgattactttaaaaacgttaattttttgatgtaactgttcctGTAAGGGGGCGTTTAGGATTGAGTTAGCTTAATGTAGACAATGATTTGAGAGACAAAATGATAGTTATTGGTTAAATTAACCATTCTATTCCACCCTTATTTATCTGGTTACCAGGTTCAGTGCCACCTGGCAACTAGGAAGCAAATTCATTGTAGGGCtggattttttgtatttttactacttatttttctgtttaggccttctcccttttatttttttagactgtCATTCAAGCCCTTGCCTGTTTGCAAGGGTAAGTGAGATATAAAAAAGACTAAAATCCAAACTGGAAGGGATAAGGCGAGTAAAACCTCCATCTGTGTGAAAGTAAGAGAGAGAAGACCTACAAATTGATCTGTAAATATTACTCCACCCCCTTGAGACTGGCTCACTTTTCAGGTAACTCCTCCCTCCTCTCTGTTTTGGGGGTTGTGGCAGTTTCTTCCAAATGTGGTGGAATTGCACAGTAGTTGAAGAGTTTAGGGAGATTGAAGCCAACACATCGATATCAGTATATATTTTGCTTGGCCACAAAGACccagcctagggcagcaagaaTTGGGGGGAAGCTACCCGCTGGCCACATCACCACTGGGGATTGGATGGGAGATTTTCACAGGGGTTTGAATCTCCTCACCAACCAGTTCCCAGTGGAAGAGGACTGAAATGGGCCCAAAGAAGTAGATCTGACGGGGAAGCAATTGGTGAAAGTATTGTGAGTGGTGGGATGGGCAGGCTAATGGGGGTGCTGGTGGTCTGGTGCAAGCAGTAAGGGGTCTGGTGAGAGTGATGGGGGTTTCTAGTGGTAAAGTATTTTGAAAACCAGCCCTATACCAACATAACATGGAGCATAATTCCCTAGGAGTGCCTATTAAATTCCTCCAGACCCTAGATACTGACAAACTTGCAACTCATATCCTAAGAGCAGTAAATACAATTAGAGCAGTCAACTATATGGACTCGGTCCCCTTCCTTTGTGTGAATGGATAGTGAATTGTCTCTCTAGAATTttgataaagcaaaaaaaaaaagacgataACTTGATTTTGTTACAAATTCAACTATAAATGCAAAAGCACAGACTTTACATTGTTGCTATGTTATATTGCTAGACCTTGCCAATTAATGAACACTTGTTtactatacagtacaggtatcagacctgttatccagaatactctttCCTTGGGGGTTCCAGATAAGTGGTGTATACATAATTTAGATCTCTTTACCTTGAGGCtgctaaaaaatcaattaaacataaattaaacccaataggaattatttaatatggagtctatggaagaccaTCCAATAatttggttttccagataacagaacccataaCTGTGCTTGTTATTTTTATGCAACTGTTTCTAACACAAATGTTTAAATCAATAAACTTTGTACATTAAAAGTAttccaaactgaaaagctgcagaataaacattaaatacaaaaacatattgCAGCATATTGAAAGTTCAGCTTTCAAGTATATTGGTTTATAGTACTTTATAAATGGATATTTTCAGTGTGGCTTTATTTCTTATTAATGCTGAAGCGCTCAAGGCATCCTTTACCGCTTTGTGCCTCATATTATAAAAGCAAATTCAAACTATCCATCCCTCCATGGGTTCTTTGTTGTGTCTGCAGCAGGAGCAATATACATGGAAGTACTAAacatttacatacagtaaatgaggAATAGCAAGTACATACTTAAGGCAAGTGCTTAGTATATTTGGCATGGTTTTTAACTTAATGGATGATTAAAGTCCTGCAATGCCTAGCTTTATTTGTAAAATGCTGGGAACCATGGTTAGACGATGAGTTATATTAAAGAGAAAGGCAATTGTTTTGGAACATAGATGTTAATGAAGTACAGAAATGAAGGTTGATCTGCTTGCTGATGGCTGATTAGAAACATGTGGCTAAGGTGGCACTGGCAGCAGAAGTATGAGGAAGATACATTAACAGCTGAAAGCAGCTGGGAACTTGTTCAACACACAAAGAAAAATATGTGAGTAATCTTGAATCAATAAAGGTCTAGAGCTTGTGCCatcatgtacagtacatacaCTTCATAGAAATGAATATTGATAGGGTGTCACTGCAAAAACATgatattacatacaaaaaaataaaaaaaggttacagTTAACCTGTTCTCTACCAGtgtctgtttaaaggaaaatatattgaaTGCATTTAGGAAAGAACTAAATTAAAAACCTGTAAATCTCCTGTATACCAATAGGGTTTGGCAGATGATCATACCATCTGTAATATCCATAGTCCAGTGTATTTTTCaactttattaaataatgaaggccacaATGTCGATACTGATagcaagcagaaaaaaatactaaaagtgaTTGCAACGCCAATCACTCAAATACTATAGCAATATCCACTTTTTTGTCCCACAAATATGCTTTAAGGCAGTCAGTAGATTCTGAGACAGGTAAGATATTATGGGTGCATATAACTGGCCTCCAAACGGTTATCTCTACATGACACgtgtggggttatttattaaagtctgaatgccaaaaactcgaaaaagtctagttttttttgtactatactaaatttttatggaaaaaaacttttttcagaatttattaaacattgagggtgttaaaagtctgaatacaaAAGTACTCCAACTAAGACCTGCtgcgttcatgtagaagtcaatggaatttgcaagatatcctgatctgcgctgggttttgtgaaataatccaaaaaatttgtggttttcgggcaataatctgaaaaatcagAGGGCATACAATTTGTATGActggatttttttcatgattttatcgagttttttccagcacaggaaatattcaggaaaatgtattgctaaataagggggaaaaatccttgtggatttggtcagatttttctgaaaattaaaagaaattttcagattttgataaataatcccctctgTGTTTGATAAATGGGTCGAGCACCTCTTATTCTCTAAAACTTTCCTTGCATTGACACATTACTAACAACTCCAAGAGCAAAAAGATTTCAAAGAAGGAGACAATATCAAGGCAATTAAGAGAGTATAAGGGTGTATTCATTCTTGGGACGGCTGGACAGGCCATAAAAgccttttctatttccaaaaaacTGATCCATAACTTCTCAAACAGTCCTTTCAAACTAGAGaaagaaataaatagaataaattggATTAAAGGAATCAGGGGTCAATGGTAAAAGGAAACGTTAGCACAAAAATTGTTTCCAAGGTCTCATGCTAGCTTTTTCTTAATCTCCTTCAGTTTTCTGAAGAGTCGGTGCATGACAGTAAAGAATAAGATACTTGTCCCTCCTGACATGAGCCAAGTCAACCACTGCTCCTCCTGTTACAGTTTCAAAGGACATTTTGGAACACTGGGAAAACTGAAACTGCATATAAAATCAAtggtaaataaagtaaaacatgtaaaagaaaatgaaaccaagtacaaatatgttttatttatttggaacTATCAAAATATATCAACATACCTGAAGATGAACCTACTCTTTAAGTATTACTGAGTCTCATTTCATTACaacacaggtctgttaatcagctgccttgtcttacattgtttcaagagtctgagccaccaggacagagaatagacagggacagacaaacactgatttcagtagcattacatatacaggtatggcatccgttatatggaaacatgttatccagacgctattttatctaaataatccaaatttttaaaaatgtaccttgtacttgatccaaactaagatatgaataATCCTTTTtgtaagcaaaacaatcctattgggattatttaatgtttacatgattttctaaagatggccatagatgcaaagatccgatcgtttgaatcctcgaacgatcggacttccccatctcccgacctgccacttaccattctgatcaaataaagtagtaaaagaacagatcagccgatgttctgcctctgacagcaattgtacgatatctatgtccaaccaaagctagtgacagtctccctctgaaaattttacgatcggcaatacacgcagagatattatcagcagccgacagaatcttttaacctgtccgatcgaccaaacgctgatgaaaaatgacgggactctccacacgcgatccaaaaatcgtacaaatcctcgattcgtacgatcggatctttgagtctatggccagctttaaggtatgaagatccaaatgatggaaagatctgttatctgagcattctggataacaggtcccatacctgtacaaaaaaatagaaaatgtgtaatgaatgtatattgcaaagatgcttagaattttgttttcttttattaggcacatttttattttagagttGACTTGCTCTTTAATGTTACTGAATAAAACGCACAGCGATGCAAGTTTAAATATAACAGAAAATCACTTCTCTCTTGCACAGCAGTTTCAAATTTCCCAATAACATCTCCAACAATGTACAATTGTAAAAACCCTAATTATTCTGATTCAAGGGGAAAAATGAGATGCATCTGGAATATGTTTTAATGTGCACCAAGAGCAAATTGAAAATCGCACTGTAAAGCCATTTATTGTTACAGGACCATGTAACTAAAGGATGCGAGTGCTGCAAGAGATAGTGACATTCCTTATGTATATGCATTCACAGACATCACATTATGTTCTTACGGGGCCTGTAATAAACTAGGCATGGAGTGGTTTTGTTTGCTTTGAACCTATTGggctttttttaatgaatgctaAATGAAAGTACTGATGTTTGCTTTTTCATTCTAGAAGTTCAGATATAATAAAATGGCATAGAGATCAATTACAAATTGCAAAGCCACTGCAGCACAGTTCAGCTTATTAACACCTTGATAACTAGACAGGAATGGGAGTCCTATTAATACCACCGGTTGCATCTCATGTATGAATTCAAAGAGAGAGCGTTACCACTCTGACTCACTGAACCGGAGTGACACTAGTTTATGGTGTCCCAATAACTCACCTGGTGCAGTCTCTCCAGAGGAATTCCAAACCATATTTGCAATCATGAAGGAGAGGTCTCTCAAACGATAGGTTAAAAGCAAGAAATCTTTAATTCAAAATAGTAAAAAGCACATcatcgcctgacgcgtttcagctgcaactgcccttaatcataggcatgaaataaagatattttgctTTTATCCAAATGCCTGAGAGGGCTGAGATCTCAGTTTTCTCCTTCATCTTATAGATAGACATAAAGTCAGGATTGAGGGGAGTATAGTATGTCCACAAGATTTCCCTTGTTGCTGCCATCTTCTTGTAATCTTTTTTAAGAAGGTCAATTGTTAATCAACCACAAGGGGCCAAAAGCCTGTTGATGTCATGACTCAAAGCAGAACTGTATAGTGCATCATCTTTTGTTCTCTCTCAAGCTAATATTATGTGACTATTGAACCtgcttaacaataaaaaaaaaaaagcaacaataaaaagATCTGTGCAGTCATAGTTACTGCCCTGGATTTGTCTTGCTTCTTACCATTATACATGATCATGTCATTTTGGGGTGTGGACACAGAACACCtctgcaggagaatccacctacaatCGATAATGGTGAGCTACAATATATTCCTATTTGCTCGTTTGAACCTGCTTACCATCCTGGCAAGAAAAGACAACTGACTACATACAAAAACTGTCCCTATAGTAATGAATCTACAGATTCTATGGTATTGAGGAACACCATGAAACCTTTACCTTCAATACACAACAGAGTTAGGTGCATGAGTTTTTAACCAATTCTTCATTAAATCTATAAAATGCTTTTGTTTGACTTAATATGTCCATATGTCCaatgaaaatatgtatttgaATGTACCCCATTTAATGCTTAACTACTTTACGCATATAGTGTACTACTTGTTAGCAAGTAATAGTTATCAGTGTGaattttaaaatcctattttattccTATGACCTCTGTAGGGgcaaattgtttgattttttttaatgtatatcatTTTATTACAGATAGTGCATCTATAAACATCTCTATAAAATACTACATACAGTAGCATGCAGTATTTTAGACTAACTTGAAAGtatggaaaaaaaggaataatcAGTAATAATATGGGTTCAGTAAAAGCAAGTACAATAGCAAAACGCAAACTGAAAAGAGCCCTAACAGCTTagtatttgtagtttttacagGGAAAAATCTAAGAGTCACCTGACTTGAAGTGCAAGCATGTTTCTGAACACATAAATGGATGTCATCTTTCAAAAAGAGAATTGATTCTATTATGCTTTCTTTTAATTATTAAGTGgaacatgtattaaataaataaataaattatgtaaCAAAATGCATATTATTTGCCTGCTAATCAATTTATGTTGTCTAATGCAAAACCACAAGCAAATGTATATGTCTATATGCCATTGTGATCCAGTAAATCACTTTTAGACCCTTTTTTAAAGACAAATGCAGTGTGATACTCATTTATTGCAAAGACTACATAAATACAGGTCAGTGTTGAAACCAAATGCATCATCTGCAAATATAAGTGATAACTAGCAgacatttggaagctggaaatcTCTGGTCAGTGTAAGGCAAGAGACTTAGCTCTGACTGAAAGTAGTGgagtttgtgtttttatttcattgtctTCCTTCTGGTTAGAGTAAATATCTAATAAAAGTCTCTTGCTGGTGGTATCAGTACCAAAATAGCATACAGTTTCTCATGAAAAGGGTGATTCAACGTGACAAGTGGAGAAGCATACACATGAGACACGAATTCAACATTTGATAAGgtactgtacatatataattAAGCAACTGGGAATCGAATAAAAATAGCAAAGAATTAAGCAGCTCTCAAGTCATTGTAGAGAAAAGCACATTCAGCACCATGGATAGCAACACCAGTTCCACAGGAAATGATCAGAGCACATTCAGCACAATGGACAGCAACAGAGGGTTACATGTCAGGATTTCTATTAAAGTAACAAGGAGCTCATGCTGAGTGGAAAAAGAGCCTTGTTTTCCCAAGAATTCTGACTTCTACCTGTAGGCCAAAGATTATTTCACATTTCTCTGCTAGAAGGGAGATAAGCTTGTCtttttctttagttttatttCTAGCTTTCAGTGCTTGTCACTCTCTTTgacaagttaatttttttttacatatttattttatattggttGTATCATAGAAGTTAATAGACATATCAAGAGCTGaaactatatttactttcattttgctTAAAGCCAGTCAGCTTTGTACATTTTAAGTGATGAAATCGTGAATTACCCAGAGAATGATGTTCAGGGGATGACAAATTGTTTACATAAATTGCTGTATGTTTGGAGCTAGATAAGCCCAAATATATAGTCTCTTTAATGAGTACTGGAAATTCCACAATTAGAATAATCGCTTATAAAGCTCGGTGAAGTATCAGGGCTATATATTTAGACTGTTCCAGCCctgaaaatacagaaatatctgCAGAACAACGTGCCATCACTGCTtcacagtatcactttaacttccAATCAAGGTTGCCTTGTAATCCAATTTAACTCACCTGACTGTCCAAAAACATCCCTACcagccacaaa
This sequence is a window from Xenopus laevis strain J_2021 chromosome 7S, Xenopus_laevis_v10.1, whole genome shotgun sequence. Protein-coding genes within it:
- the npffr1.1.S gene encoding neuropeptide FF receptor 1, gene 1 S homeolog gives rise to the protein MFILAYTFIFLMCMIGNMLVCFIVLKNRQMRTVTNMFILNLAISDLLVGIFCMPTTLVDNLITGCKNELCKERNQGQSCLQAQHQPPCCYQQYGDYCANLTS